Proteins found in one Seonamhaeicola sp. S2-3 genomic segment:
- a CDS encoding LexA family transcriptional regulator, translating into MILHKSEKLTFFTPEDSHDDTLGALFVDAGISAGFPSPAEDFKEQRLSLDKELIKNKEATFFARVSGQSMINAGLDDNDLLVIDRSLEPENNKIAVCFLDGEFTVKRLRVDKDEVWLQPENPNYPIIKVTPENEFIIWGIVTNVIKKV; encoded by the coding sequence ATGATATTACATAAATCTGAAAAATTAACCTTCTTCACTCCCGAAGACTCTCATGATGACACTTTAGGCGCTTTATTTGTTGATGCCGGAATTTCAGCAGGATTCCCATCTCCTGCCGAAGATTTTAAAGAACAACGCTTATCACTAGACAAAGAACTTATAAAAAATAAAGAAGCTACCTTTTTTGCACGTGTAAGTGGGCAATCTATGATAAACGCAGGATTAGACGACAATGATTTATTGGTAATAGACCGAAGTTTAGAACCCGAAAACAATAAAATAGCCGTTTGCTTTTTAGATGGCGAATTTACCGTAAAACGCCTAAGAGTAGATAAAGATGAAGTTTGGCTACAACCAGAAAACCCAAACTACCCTATTATTAAAGTAACACCAGAAAATGAATTTATTATTTGGGGTATTGTAACTAATGTAATTAAGAAAGTGTAA
- a CDS encoding Y-family DNA polymerase gives MFALVDCNNFYASCERVFNPNLQGKPIAILSNNDGCVISRSDEAKALGLPMGAPIFKWDNFCKANNITVFSSNYPLYGDMSNRVMKILEQFSPDVEVYSIDEAFVAFKGFKYVHFNNYGHQIRKRILKWTGIPTCVGIAPTKSLSKVANKIARKFPEKTGGVYVIDSQEKRLKALQWIKLEDVWGIGKSLQKQLKHKGCKKAIDFVNLPDAWVRKNFGSTGFKLKKELEGIPQLELDEVKNKRAIATTRSFDFSYDDLNYIKERIATFATNCAEKLRKQGSSCYVIYVTLSSNRHKKDDKQHRGSAVINLPYPTNSSLIISAEAVKAVTSIFKKDIKYKKAGVIVSGLVPTNNFQLNMFEREDPKHQPLMKSIDNLNTKYGDYKIKLANQDLKRTWKMRQERLSPRYTTNIKDIIVVK, from the coding sequence ATGTTTGCGCTAGTAGATTGTAATAATTTCTATGCTTCTTGCGAACGTGTTTTTAACCCTAATTTACAAGGAAAACCAATTGCTATTCTTAGTAATAACGATGGGTGTGTTATCTCACGAAGTGATGAAGCCAAAGCTTTAGGCTTGCCTATGGGAGCCCCTATTTTTAAATGGGATAACTTCTGTAAAGCAAACAACATTACTGTGTTTTCTTCTAATTACCCACTCTATGGCGATATGAGTAACAGGGTTATGAAAATATTAGAACAGTTCTCTCCAGATGTAGAAGTGTATAGCATAGACGAAGCTTTTGTAGCCTTTAAAGGCTTTAAATATGTTCATTTTAACAACTACGGACACCAAATACGAAAACGTATTTTAAAATGGACCGGTATTCCCACATGTGTTGGTATAGCTCCCACAAAATCTTTAAGTAAAGTAGCCAATAAAATAGCGCGTAAATTTCCTGAAAAAACTGGGGGCGTTTATGTTATAGACTCTCAAGAAAAACGCCTAAAAGCATTACAATGGATTAAATTAGAAGACGTTTGGGGCATTGGCAAAAGCCTACAAAAACAATTAAAACATAAAGGCTGTAAAAAAGCTATAGACTTTGTTAACCTACCCGATGCGTGGGTTCGCAAAAACTTTGGCTCTACAGGTTTTAAACTAAAAAAAGAATTAGAAGGCATACCCCAATTAGAACTAGACGAAGTAAAAAACAAACGTGCCATTGCCACCACACGCAGTTTTGATTTTTCGTATGATGATTTAAACTATATAAAAGAACGCATTGCTACCTTTGCCACAAATTGTGCAGAAAAACTACGCAAACAAGGCTCTAGCTGCTATGTTATATACGTAACACTAAGTAGCAACAGGCATAAAAAAGATGATAAACAACACCGTGGTAGCGCTGTAATAAACTTACCCTACCCCACCAATTCATCGCTCATTATTAGCGCTGAAGCCGTAAAAGCCGTAACTTCCATCTTTAAAAAAGACATAAAATATAAAAAAGCAGGAGTTATAGTATCTGGTTTAGTACCAACCAATAATTTTCAACTTAATATGTTTGAAAGAGAAGACCCAAAACACCAACCCCTAATGAAATCTATTGATAATTTAAACACTAAATATGGCGACTATAAAATAAAACTAGCCAATCAAGATTTAAAACGCACCTGGAAAATGCGTCAAGAACGCCTTTCGCCAAGATACACCACCAATATTAAAGACATTATTGTAGTAAAATAA
- a CDS encoding DUF3157 family protein: MKYLACIFLFFITISTFSQNNHIVKTEDGRRVLLKADFTWEYIDLVAPKDHTPKTKITETKDNTCHVQPDFTEPKLNQKIQNQLKKGRATIKHIKQKVANDYDCAVEDVILLYAKEIKKTGTYKFCANGTVVTYKRVGYNIAKKIEVF, translated from the coding sequence ATGAAATATTTAGCTTGTATTTTTCTTTTTTTTATAACGATATCTACCTTCTCTCAAAACAACCACATTGTTAAAACCGAAGATGGTCGTCGCGTTTTACTTAAAGCCGACTTTACTTGGGAATACATTGATTTAGTAGCCCCTAAAGACCATACCCCAAAAACAAAAATTACAGAAACAAAAGACAATACCTGCCACGTACAACCAGATTTTACAGAGCCTAAATTAAACCAAAAAATTCAAAATCAATTAAAAAAAGGACGCGCCACCATAAAGCACATTAAACAAAAAGTAGCTAACGATTATGATTGTGCCGTAGAAGATGTTATACTACTCTACGCTAAAGAAATTAAAAAAACAGGAACCTATAAATTTTGTGCCAACGGTACTGTGGTAACTTACAAACGTGTTGGGTATAATATTGCAAAAAAAATAGAGGTTTTTTAA
- a CDS encoding PLP-dependent aminotransferase family protein, giving the protein MNSPVITLLEQLIQFEKSGTNPVYIQIAQQIINAIQRGYLSKGTVLPGTRTFSKILNIHRNTAVAVYDELASQGWVEIIPNKGTFVLEPEQPTAPIKASTQHIERVYDYSKTTGFPFQPAFHLASTFEETNAKYSINDGKPDLRLHPVHQFSRWYSAVMKRKSLISKWNQTTYSQSTFETQICNYLNATRGFHIKPNNLISTRSTEMSLYIVSQLLIKPNDVVLVGQLSHYASNMIFQQAGATIRTIPVDAHGLDVSYIKKHFIKGSIRCVYVCANRHYPTTNILSAERRLELLELAKTYQFAIIEDDYDFDFQFEGSAMLPLASADVNGMVIYLGKMGQSLFPSFQTGFVVAPENLILEAKNYLQLLDVQGDIIQQQMLSELIYEGEIYRLMKKNIVVYKQRRNCLCKYLSAYFKDEISFEIPNGGLAMWLQFKPKISLVKFAEAAEKKGVFIPKTILYQDKDTCAIRFGFGHLNEIEIKTVVGKLREAYNELKKQE; this is encoded by the coding sequence ATGAATAGTCCGGTTATAACCCTTTTAGAACAATTAATTCAATTTGAGAAATCAGGTACCAATCCGGTATATATTCAAATTGCACAACAAATTATTAATGCTATTCAACGTGGGTATCTTTCTAAAGGAACGGTTTTACCAGGTACGCGTACCTTTAGTAAAATATTAAACATTCACCGTAACACGGCGGTTGCGGTGTACGACGAGTTGGCTTCACAAGGTTGGGTAGAAATTATTCCTAACAAAGGCACTTTTGTTTTAGAACCCGAACAACCTACAGCTCCCATTAAAGCCAGTACCCAACACATTGAAAGGGTATATGACTATTCTAAAACCACAGGCTTTCCTTTTCAACCAGCCTTTCATTTAGCTTCAACATTTGAAGAAACCAACGCCAAATACAGTATTAACGATGGGAAACCCGATTTAAGGTTGCACCCAGTACACCAATTTTCTAGATGGTACAGTGCTGTGATGAAACGAAAATCGTTAATTTCTAAATGGAATCAAACCACCTATTCTCAATCTACTTTTGAAACCCAAATTTGTAATTATTTAAACGCCACCAGAGGATTTCATATAAAACCCAATAACTTAATAAGTACACGCAGTACCGAAATGAGTTTATACATTGTATCGCAATTACTTATTAAACCCAATGATGTGGTTTTAGTAGGGCAATTAAGCCATTATGCCTCTAATATGATTTTTCAGCAAGCCGGAGCCACTATTAGAACCATTCCTGTAGACGCTCACGGATTAGATGTCTCATACATTAAAAAGCATTTTATTAAAGGAAGCATCCGTTGTGTGTATGTATGTGCTAATAGGCATTACCCAACTACTAACATTTTAAGTGCAGAACGCCGATTAGAATTATTAGAACTAGCAAAAACTTACCAATTTGCCATTATTGAAGATGATTACGATTTCGATTTCCAGTTTGAAGGTTCTGCCATGTTACCCCTAGCCAGTGCCGATGTTAATGGTATGGTTATTTACTTGGGGAAAATGGGACAATCCTTATTCCCCAGCTTTCAAACCGGATTTGTTGTAGCACCCGAAAATTTAATTTTAGAAGCCAAAAACTATTTACAATTACTTGATGTACAAGGCGATATTATACAACAACAAATGCTTTCAGAATTAATTTATGAAGGTGAAATTTATCGCCTCATGAAAAAAAACATCGTAGTATATAAACAACGACGCAATTGTTTGTGCAAATACCTTTCAGCATATTTTAAAGATGAAATATCTTTTGAAATTCCTAACGGTGGTTTAGCCATGTGGCTACAATTTAAACCTAAAATTTCATTAGTAAAATTTGCCGAAGCTGCCGAAAAAAAAGGGGTGTTTATTCCTAAAACCATCTTATACCAAGATAAAGATACCTGTGCCATCCGTTTTGGTTTTGGGCATTTAAACGAAATAGAAATTAAGACTGTTGTTGGAAAATTAAGAGAGGCTTATAATGAACTTAAAAAACAAGAATGA